One stretch of Candidatus Alcyoniella australis DNA includes these proteins:
- a CDS encoding N-acetylmuramoyl-L-alanine amidase, translated as MSPMVGPRSATWLILLVLFLGPTAQASQPGFATLKNSLPPGAAIERVEQLDGDYHIYLSLPQPTIDQLAAELLAQALATSMVDTPAGTACLVFGRGPGVEDFRPLGKLIDPGEPVPQKPFEAHGSKSLPHPGQPQPAGFLSGRSIFLSAGHGWYLHETYGWITQRGNTNGLVEDFLTAETVDQYLARYLYNAGAGVYTTRERDMQTRELVIDNNDEACTLSGPWQCSTTTPGYYGADYCYTPVSLVETALAQFTAELPADGYYHVGLWYNGGANRSTDARVVVGHSGGQTVHTIDQQRDGFTFNNLGRYYFIADDPPERRSVVVSNMGTDAGRYVIADAVRFGGGMGSESQKPRWEESGLYYAPLMGCPECASNTVTSMPRYAKWENEAWEDSIYVSFHTNAPDPGRGTSVFAYSSAGWDGPFDGVAGSLELRAAIHDELIADLRAGWDADWTDRGEHTNWYGEINPNYNDEMPGALLELAFHDTPADAAALKEPAFRELAARSIYQAIVRYFAVRDGIEPHFLPQPPTDLSVTYEGNQDVYIHWQEPSSDNGGIYGDPAEFYTVYVSENGRGFSVAAQVPDEYTSIEPTVDGPLYLRVSATNAGGESFPSETLAVYPGDDHRQVLLVSGFDRLDSGQNVIEPYYGGGEIERMYLEHMNSFDYTIAYAQALAQAGVGFDCASHNALIDGRVDLNHYDALFWILGEESTQDETLSLVEQQLFSRYGPSLFISGSEIGWDLAANGSQADQTFYADYLGASYQADDAGTGSVIDPSFGIFAGIGPFEFDYDQAAIYAADWPDAIDPLPGSDVALLYRDGDHAAAITHEADTYRVVYLAFPLETVLSADVRAELIAAAVDYLVPDLDDDDDASDDDDDDMIDDDDDTGEDDDDDNECCG; from the coding sequence ATGTCTCCCATGGTCGGCCCGCGGTCCGCAACGTGGTTGATCCTACTTGTGCTGTTCCTCGGCCCGACGGCGCAGGCCAGCCAACCGGGCTTCGCAACGCTGAAAAACAGCCTGCCTCCGGGTGCGGCCATCGAGCGGGTCGAGCAGCTCGACGGCGACTATCACATTTACCTCAGCCTGCCGCAGCCGACCATCGACCAGCTTGCGGCCGAGCTGCTGGCCCAGGCCCTGGCAACGAGCATGGTCGATACCCCGGCGGGCACGGCCTGCCTGGTGTTCGGCCGCGGCCCCGGAGTCGAGGACTTTCGGCCCTTGGGCAAGTTGATCGACCCCGGCGAGCCTGTGCCGCAAAAGCCGTTCGAGGCGCATGGGTCCAAGTCATTGCCCCATCCCGGCCAGCCGCAGCCCGCGGGCTTTCTCAGCGGCCGCTCGATCTTTCTTAGCGCGGGGCACGGCTGGTACTTGCACGAGACCTACGGCTGGATTACCCAGCGCGGCAACACCAACGGCCTGGTCGAGGATTTCCTCACGGCCGAGACCGTGGACCAATACCTAGCGCGCTACCTGTACAACGCCGGTGCCGGGGTCTACACCACGCGCGAGCGCGACATGCAGACCCGGGAACTGGTGATCGACAACAACGACGAGGCCTGCACGCTCAGCGGCCCGTGGCAATGCTCCACAACCACCCCGGGCTATTACGGCGCGGACTATTGCTACACCCCGGTGTCGCTGGTCGAGACCGCGCTGGCGCAATTTACGGCCGAGCTGCCCGCGGACGGCTATTACCACGTGGGCCTGTGGTACAACGGCGGCGCCAACCGCTCCACGGACGCGCGGGTGGTGGTGGGCCACAGCGGCGGCCAGACCGTGCACACCATCGACCAGCAGCGCGACGGGTTCACGTTTAACAACCTGGGCCGTTACTACTTCATTGCCGACGATCCGCCCGAGCGCCGCTCGGTGGTGGTGAGCAACATGGGTACGGATGCCGGCCGCTACGTGATCGCCGACGCGGTGCGCTTTGGCGGCGGCATGGGTTCGGAATCGCAGAAGCCGCGTTGGGAGGAATCCGGCCTGTACTACGCGCCGCTGATGGGCTGCCCCGAGTGCGCCTCGAACACCGTGACCAGCATGCCGCGCTATGCCAAGTGGGAGAACGAGGCCTGGGAAGATTCGATCTACGTCTCGTTTCACACCAACGCCCCGGACCCGGGGCGCGGCACCAGCGTCTTCGCCTACTCCTCGGCAGGCTGGGACGGACCGTTCGACGGCGTAGCCGGATCGCTGGAGCTACGCGCGGCGATTCACGACGAGCTGATCGCCGACCTGCGCGCGGGCTGGGATGCGGACTGGACCGATCGCGGCGAGCACACCAATTGGTACGGCGAGATCAACCCGAACTACAACGACGAGATGCCCGGCGCACTGCTCGAGCTGGCGTTCCACGACACTCCGGCCGACGCCGCGGCGCTCAAGGAACCGGCGTTCCGCGAGCTGGCCGCGCGCTCGATCTATCAGGCGATCGTGCGCTACTTTGCAGTGCGCGACGGGATCGAGCCGCACTTCCTGCCCCAGCCGCCCACGGACCTGAGCGTTACCTACGAAGGGAACCAGGATGTTTATATCCACTGGCAGGAGCCCTCTTCTGACAACGGCGGGATCTACGGCGATCCGGCCGAGTTCTACACGGTTTACGTCAGCGAAAACGGCCGCGGCTTCAGCGTTGCCGCACAGGTGCCGGACGAATACACGTCGATTGAGCCAACCGTCGACGGTCCGCTGTACTTGCGGGTCAGCGCCACCAACGCCGGCGGCGAGAGCTTCCCCAGCGAGACCCTGGCCGTCTACCCGGGCGACGACCATCGACAAGTGCTGCTGGTCTCGGGATTCGACCGACTCGACAGCGGGCAGAACGTGATCGAGCCCTACTACGGCGGCGGCGAGATCGAGCGCATGTACCTGGAACATATGAACAGCTTTGACTACACCATCGCCTACGCCCAGGCCCTGGCCCAGGCCGGGGTCGGTTTCGACTGCGCATCCCACAACGCCCTGATCGATGGTCGGGTCGACCTCAATCACTATGACGCGCTGTTCTGGATTTTGGGCGAGGAGTCAACCCAGGACGAGACCCTCTCACTGGTCGAGCAACAGTTGTTTTCGCGCTATGGACCATCATTGTTCATCTCGGGCAGCGAGATCGGTTGGGACTTGGCGGCCAACGGCTCGCAGGCGGACCAGACGTTCTACGCCGATTACCTGGGTGCGAGCTACCAGGCCGACGACGCGGGAACCGGCAGCGTGATCGATCCGAGCTTTGGGATTTTCGCCGGAATCGGGCCCTTCGAGTTCGACTACGACCAGGCCGCAATCTACGCCGCCGACTGGCCCGACGCCATCGATCCGTTGCCAGGGTCGGACGTGGCGCTGCTCTACCGCGACGGCGACCACGCGGCCGCGATTACCCATGAGGCGGACACGTACCGCGTGGTCTATCTGGCCTTTCCCTTGGAGACCGTGCTCTCCGCGGACGTGCGCGCCGAGCTGATCGCCGCGGCCGTCGATTATCTGGTGCCCGATCTGGACGACGACGACGATGCGAGCGACGATGACGACGACGATATGATTGACGATGACGACGACACGGGCGAGGACGACGATGACGACAACGAATGTTGTGGATGA
- a CDS encoding prepilin-type N-terminal cleavage/methylation domain-containing protein: MKRKGFTLIELLIVISIIGILAMIAIPSFLSLRARARDAAAENLGRTAALAEEIYFQSAGGVLSGSYTSSISNLISLNEELDDDPDISWDFGASNKFGFTFTVWHDLGTERYVITDHSY, from the coding sequence ATGAAGCGTAAAGGGTTCACGCTGATTGAGCTGCTGATTGTAATCAGCATCATCGGCATCCTGGCGATGATCGCCATTCCCTCGTTCTTGAGCCTCAGAGCCCGTGCGCGCGATGCCGCGGCCGAGAACCTGGGGCGCACCGCCGCCCTGGCCGAGGAGATCTATTTCCAGAGCGCCGGCGGCGTGCTCTCCGGCTCCTACACAAGCTCGATCTCCAATCTGATCTCGCTCAACGAGGAGCTCGACGACGACCCGGACATCAGCTGGGACTTCGGCGCAAGCAACAAGTTCGGCTTCACCTTCACCGTCTGGCACGACTTGGGAACTGAGCGCTACGTGATCACCGACCACTCATACTAA
- a CDS encoding ParA family protein, with protein sequence MGKVIAVASQKGGVGKTTSTINLAASLASMKCRTVVIDLDEQNAVGLGLGLSRSQMERGIYDVFMGKRKLAEIIQPTGLKWLKAIPYGRGTMAEEFEKFVKQRGSAPLLKKYIEAIRRSCDFILIDCPPGMGEMTIYALSASDSVLVPMQCEPLSLKTLTQILKIIRKIRHNVNPELVIEGLLLTMYDENYRIAREVVQQVWATFPEEVVFKTVIPRMEEYSTIFAIGKPLILQDPKSEVSRAYLQLASEVYKKYQDQIKVDKAGGGAA encoded by the coding sequence GACCATCAACCTGGCCGCCTCGTTGGCCTCAATGAAATGCCGCACCGTGGTGATCGACCTGGACGAGCAGAACGCCGTGGGGCTCGGCCTGGGGCTCTCGCGCTCGCAAATGGAGCGCGGGATCTACGACGTGTTCATGGGCAAGCGCAAGCTGGCCGAGATCATCCAGCCTACGGGACTTAAATGGCTCAAGGCGATTCCCTACGGCCGCGGCACCATGGCCGAGGAGTTCGAGAAGTTCGTCAAGCAGCGCGGCAGCGCGCCGCTGCTTAAGAAGTACATCGAGGCCATCCGCCGCTCGTGCGACTTCATCCTCATCGACTGCCCGCCGGGCATGGGCGAGATGACGATCTACGCGCTGTCAGCCTCGGACTCGGTGCTGGTGCCGATGCAGTGCGAGCCGCTGAGCCTCAAGACCCTGACGCAGATCCTCAAGATCATCCGCAAGATCCGCCACAACGTGAATCCCGAGCTGGTGATCGAGGGGCTGCTGCTGACGATGTACGACGAGAACTACCGCATCGCGCGCGAGGTGGTGCAGCAGGTCTGGGCCACTTTCCCCGAGGAGGTGGTATTCAAGACCGTGATCCCGCGGATGGAGGAGTACTCGACGATCTTCGCCATCGGCAAGCCGCTGATCCTTCAGGACCCCAAGAGCGAGGTCTCCCGCGCCTATCTGCAGCTGGCCTCGGAGGTCTACAAGAAGTACCAGGACCAGATCAAGGTCGATAAAGCCGGTGGAGGCGCCGCCTAG
- a CDS encoding DUF5698 domain-containing protein, with protein sequence MAAILGGLLIFLCRLTDVTMGTMRILLMIRGRKVIAGVIGFFEVAVFLFAISQVVNNMDSVWKFLGYCGGFTAGTILGGHIDQRLAMGNQVLTVFAPKTWNLIAGELRDAGFGVTEFDGWGKDGAVTMVRAVVKRRFLPHALDIINKLEPDAFVTASEISTARHGYLSHVKRK encoded by the coding sequence ATGGCGGCGATTCTGGGCGGACTGTTGATTTTCTTGTGTCGCTTGACAGACGTGACTATGGGCACGATGCGGATACTGCTGATGATCCGCGGACGCAAGGTGATTGCCGGGGTGATCGGTTTTTTCGAGGTGGCCGTGTTTCTGTTCGCCATCAGCCAGGTGGTGAACAACATGGACAGCGTTTGGAAGTTCCTGGGTTACTGCGGCGGGTTCACCGCGGGTACGATCCTCGGCGGACACATCGATCAGCGGCTGGCGATGGGCAACCAGGTGTTGACGGTTTTCGCGCCCAAGACCTGGAACCTGATCGCGGGCGAGCTGCGCGACGCGGGGTTCGGCGTGACCGAGTTCGACGGCTGGGGCAAGGACGGGGCCGTGACCATGGTCCGCGCGGTGGTCAAACGCCGCTTTCTGCCCCACGCCCTGGACATCATCAACAAGCTGGAGCCCGACGCCTTTGTCACCGCCTCCGAGATCAGCACGGCACGGCACGGCTACCTCTCGCACGTCAAACGCAAGTAG